A window of Hevea brasiliensis isolate MT/VB/25A 57/8 chromosome 14, ASM3005281v1, whole genome shotgun sequence contains these coding sequences:
- the LOC131173406 gene encoding uncharacterized protein LOC131173406: MSEQSEFADRSGEKPSQQSQPGLAGAVDQMHIEKGHAIGQYEEETQKVQQNKNKESQEGEQKAIMFEKFHSENPLLLNVCRTLFPANHKYVWSGPRALVQREGSRRRSCIDAAIEILMK; encoded by the exons ATGTCAGAGCAATCAGAGTTTGCTGATAGATCAGGAGAGAAGCCTAGTCAACAATCTCAGCCTGGACTAGCAGGTGCAGTGGACCAAATGCATATCGAGAAGGGACATGCAATAGGACAATATGAGGAAGAAACTCAAAAAGTTCAGCAAAATAAGAATAAG GAATCACAAGAAGGAGAGCAGAAGGCTATAATGTTTGAGAAGTTCCATTCTGAAAATCCTTTGCTTCTAAATGTGTGCAGAACTCTCTTCCCTGCCAACCATAAATATGTCTGGAGTGGACCTCGCGCACTGGTTCAGCGTGAAGGTTCCCGTCGTAGAAGTTGTATTGATGCTGCTATTGAAATTTTGATGAAGTAG